The Micropterus dolomieu isolate WLL.071019.BEF.003 ecotype Adirondacks linkage group LG23, ASM2129224v1, whole genome shotgun sequence DNA window GTCTGTTTGATGTCCTGTTTCATCCCTCTCTCTATCCTGTCCTGCTTTCTCACCAACACTCTGCTTTGATTTGTGAtcagtgcagtttatttgtgtCCTTATATCTGTGGCTCCTGTCATATACTGGAATATCAGTCAAACTATCTGTCTAAAGGCCTGGAGAATCTGGCCTCCTTTGCTGTGTCTCCAAACATTCATTGCTATGGGAGACGGGTCTGCTGGGATAAAGCATGCTGTGAGCTGTCACCATAGTGACGGCAGACAGAAGCCCAGGGGAGGACATGGTTCAAGTCCaactgagaaaagaaaagagaactgGCAGATGAGTGTGCATTGTATCACCTTAAACAGCATATAAAAACTGCCAGCATGATATTTCTGATGCTAATGTACTTTCCCCAACAATATTCTTCAACGGTCACCTTTTTAAGCTATGAACCTTTTCGAAATACTGCATTTATTCCAAACAATTCAAATGATATCAAGTGATACTGTATGGCAGCAAGTTGGAAAATTGCACCACAATGGCAGACACACAATTAGAAATATCACagtaaaatacatacaatatatcaatgtacatttaaaactacaatttatccattttaaaataaatagatacatGCAAGAGAGGAAGGAGGCCAAGTgttatacaaaaacaataagctgaGATTCACTAAACACTGGTCAaatgagacaaaacaaacaagaattaAAGACTGAAAACCAACTCATCATCAAGACAGACAgctttaaagttaaaacaagaattttatatgaattaaaatgaaaaaacacaaaaaatgtaaaagaaagaaatagacAGTGGGATTGCTGGTCATGTGACCTACACAGTGCAGATTTAACACACCTGTGAGTGTTTTTGCAATTTCACTTTGTGAACCTGAAGTAGCCAGAGGTGAAACCTGTTGTTCATATTAAATATAGCAAAGTCATTTCAGTGTGTGATGGCTTGTTTTTGATCTTTGAGTTTTAAAGTAAAGTTTGTTCTTCCGTTTAACTAGAAAATGGACAAATTAAGTACACCTTGCATCCCTGAGTACTGTGAGTGAGTTACTGTGTAATGAAGTTAACGCCAGCTCTTCTTCATGTCACACAGAACATAGTCTTTGTTCTCAACCTGCTCTTTTCAAAGTGCCTGcacatgtacatttgtttttctagttttttttttaactataagagaaacatctgtaaagatGAAGCATTTGATCCGTTTTTGGATTGAGCTGTCGGCAGAAAACTTGAACCATTATTCTTATACAGAGTGATTAAATAAAGCATCTATGCTTTTATAGCTGACTTGCTTAAATTTTCCCACATGtgtgatgcatttttattttaatagtttatttgagaGTTTGTTTAATCAAAACAAACTATAAATGAAAAGAGAAGGCTTCTTTTCGTCTGTTGTCAGATATTAAAAAGGCACCATAAAAATAGGAGAAATTATAAAATACCTACAACGCACAAGATTACACAGACTTACCAATAAATAATGCCACCATATAACACATACTGGGTTTTAAActacaaaaagaaaaggagtAGTAGGATCATGTCCCAGtgcatcattatttagtaaaaacaaaagagctTAACTTATACAAAAGTACACAAAGTATACTTTATGAACCACTGAGCTACACTATATAATCATAAATTGTGTTTCAgctgaagaccctctgttaagATAAGTCacataaaccaaagtgttaTTGGCCtacagagaaatattgtctgCTGTCACACAAGAAAATGTGCATGTCAGGTTTGTTATACTATCATGTGCCACTTGGAGCgtcattttaattttcatgcCGAATGTGCTCGCATGGTTTCGGCCCTGTTAATCAAATGTCTGCTGATTTACGATATAAGAGACATTAACTTCTGCTTTCACCGTTACATTATTATACTTTATTTAGAGGGATATTGGAAATGTATGATGATGAGAAATGTTTTGATAttacaaacaggaaacagacgTAAAAGGGACAGTATCAGAAGTCAGAAAACAGAAGTCATGGCACAACAACCACCCTCTGACCGTTcacactacatacagtacatatactaCAGTCCTGGTGTCAACATCAAGGAGCTACGTGGAGATGTCATTTGTCTATACCACCGCCAAAACAGTCACAGGAGACCTCTGCAGAGGAGGGCATGGTCAAAACTCAGATCATTGTGCTGTCTTTTTTATATTGCTTTCTAAAACCTTTATCTGTGGAAGCTCAGATCATGTTCTTGTTTTGTCTCAGGTGCTAGGAGGCGGGAAAAGATTGACTCTGATAGACAACAGCATGAGCCAACATGGTCCTTCCAAATGACCAGAGTGGGAGCGGTATCCTCATGTCAAAGTACAAGATTTACTGCAAAGATATATTACAAATGCATACACAAAATAGAGGGTGGAGAAGTATTTTCATCAAGAAAGCAAAATAATCTCTAatagataaaataatttatccTGCTGTGTATTTGTAGATTTTGGGCTTCAGGTGCTGAATAGCtatcctatatatatatatatatatatactaaatttgtatttatttaaggtCTAGACCGTAttctttatattattaaatatattgcaCCTTGTGTGGGAGTACTGCCTAATCAAGTCTCTTCTGAGTCCTCTAAgctttgtaataaataataaaatgtctgtAATGTAGCTTTTTCAACTGATAGTTTATCTGCTTTACACAACTTTACAGTCCATCAGTCAATGAGGTTAAACTATCAGTGATAAACTGGGCTAATACTTTCTTGACTCTCTATCAGGTACCTGTTGGACTTTGTTGTTCGGTCATCATCTTGTTTGCAAGAAATCTGCAACCTGTCAACTTCACCTGTTCCTGCTGGAAACAGAAGTTGACATTCAAATGTGCTATGAATGACATTTGTGTGGTCTAAAAGAACAATagcctttatttaatttttgctCTGTAACGCTACTCTAGTTCTCACTTTGTTCTCTTCATATAATCAATATTCACAGTGGTTACTTTCACAGTAAGATACTCTGGTGCAGACATAAAAATGATTTGTTCCATGTTTAATTTACTCTTCTTTCCTTGTATTCTATTACAGTACATTAAAGGTACCAcgtggagtttttgaccactgGTGAGACTATGGAGCGATGTTTTTACAAGAGGGTCATCGATGGTTTTATATCATGCAGGCCCATGAGCATGCaggcctgttttgttttttcttttgtttaatctATGTCACAGTTTGTCTCTCCGTGCCTCCTCTCCAGAACTCCCTTTCATTGCCATTTTCCATTCATTCACTTTTCCCACAATTTCCCCATCACCTGTCTGCCCCACCCATCTATCAATCAATTTTCCTGCTGCCTTGACTGTCTGCAATTCGGTCCTGCCCTTGTTGCCACTGTCTCCCACCCCCTTGACAAATGCATCATTGTGAAAAATACCCATCCCAGTTTCCCAGAGCTCAAGGGGACATCTTCAGATGACTTGTTTGTCCAACCAATAAACGGTTAAATACTGGAACCAGTAAAGGTTTGGCAGTGATGCTTGAAAATTGTCTTAAATGACTTATCACTTAATCATTCAATCATTGAActcaaatttaattaatttaagatGTGGTCAGATCAGTTTCTATCGCAACTTCTGCATACCATGATTTGTGGCTTTGTTGTAATTTAATACTGATACTGCTGTGGATAGAGGATTTTTATCTCTGTCCTGCATGTCCCTCATGAGAGAAGTTCTTGAACTGACACCAAAACCTGATATTCTGGTTGTCTCTGTAGATAAAAAACAATCATACTCATAAGACAACCTTAGTGAATGGATGCAAGGTGTGTGGCAGGCGGCTAAGTACTTAAACATTTTAGGGTGGATACAGAACAATAAGCTTCAGTCTTTTGTACAGAAAAGATGACAATTTACTGAAACATAACTTAACTTTCTCCTTCTCACACATATTAGTATTCTATGCTCagataaaaaaatctaataattaaCTCCACAGTTTAACTGCAAGCTCTTAGTGTATCGTGTAATCAAAACATGACTGTCAcgctttgttttattttgcagaaatGTTTCCGTTGAATTGGTCAAATTCCATTAACTGACCCACCTCAATCATGGTCCTGTAAGATCAGCAAGCAGCGAGTGTAGCAGGGGTGTTTCAAGGACCTTTGATTCTGTTTTCTACAGATAACACTGTAAAATGTTGTGAGTCAGTTGTTCAACACCCTTCGTGTGACACTCTGGCATTTCCTGACTCTGCAGTATCAGCTAAGTCTCATCTGGTTTCTTAGCACACGTTTTACTcaacaaagacacaacaaaATGATGCTTTAGTTCTGAATATTGATCTTTTACAATATTTATTACTTCTAACTTCTAAAACTTGAATGCAAAAACTTGGCATTTATATTACACTGACAAATTAGAAGTTCAACAAGCTGTTCACTCCAATGATTCTCATCATGTTGACAGCTACTGCTTATCACATCCTGTTCACTGTTAACATGTTCTGCATGCAGCGTATTGTCAAAACTGTTCACAACTCAGGTGTCAATATAAtgtctttaaatttaaaagaacaATATGTTTTTAAGCCAAACTATAATTAatgtgaaacaaacacaaagtcagTGTAACGAATAGAGTTAAAAATCTTTATGTATTATCAAGGATAAAAACGGAAGTGACTGACCTTTATATACATAAACATGTATACAACACTaccacaatatatttttttacaattttgtaACACGCATTTCCCCAAATTGAGTTCTCTTTTTGAAAAAGGTGTCACACAGACAGCAATAGTGATGGGCAGTAACtaggtacatttactcaagtactgtactttttacacaaatttaaggtacttattttctttttatgccactttctacttctactccactaagtctcagagggaaatgttgtacTGTTTACTTCActacagctttagttactaattactttacaaaacatatgaagagatAATAAAACAGGAGGTTTagtaataaattaaactacccaacagtttatacaagtccaGCTGAAATGTttagtcaattaatcagttCATCAGTTGACAGGCAATGACAATTTTgattgtttaagtcatttttaatacaaaaaaaagcatGGTTttagcttcacaaatgtgaagatttgctgcttttcttttaattattttaatacactgttaataattttgaggttttggctgttgattggacaaacaagaattgtgaaggtgtcattttgggctctgggtaattgtggaagcatttctcactattttttttagaatttttaCAAACTGAGCTCTCAGTccattaatggagaaaataatcagcagatgaatccataatgaaaatattccagtatcttcaaccaagtccagttgcccttgactttaaccttcgttggataactatgacctggatgactgagaatcttaacagacataatgaaaataatcattaattgtagtccgatacaaaatagttaaataGTTCTACTAcaacagtcacaggggacattttttctGCATTGCGTTCTCTTACATtgacatttagctgacgcttttatccaaagcgacttacaattgatatgtcagaggtcgcacgcctctggagccactaggggttaagtatcttgctcagggcaaagccaagcatcttatctatgcgccatcaccaccaccttTATACGTAcatttcctgattatacttacttttactaaagtaaaatttTCAATGCAGGAGTGAAAATTGTGTGAGTGTCTTTGCACTGTGGTGTTAGTACTTTCTAAACAAAAGAcctgggcccgtatttatcaagcttctcagaattacttataagaacactgctaataactgacttaagagtaaaaaaatgcATCTTGGCTCAAAgttgtgcttaaaagttagttatcaagcatcatagtcctaatttgagtgaagtgtaggactaaatcttttactgtcagtcttagtgctgatttacgacactttgctgtaACGCAAACaagattttggatgacgatgtcgccaaggaccaatcactgaatagatttccttctttaagaatattatcagataaattcacattgaacggtgaaattcctaagaggagtttatatttaacacaatttaacaataaagaattttcaagataatacattatgatataggcctacacattaataaatgaaaaataaaaatgtatctttATATGAGCGCCATCACTCTGTGTCAAGAGTGTTGTTAGGAAGTCGATGAAAGgcgtgacagtgtgtggagctgtaagtgCTATAATTGCCacgtttgtcctgtggcaaataaacgaAGCATCATCACCACCttgaatttaactgaaaacgcattactgtgtaaagtcagtggtgagatgacgtccctcaccaactcgcttGCTTGCTTGTCTCAGaattctccctctcttctccacATATCTCTGTCTCAAcagcgccatcacaagcccttcaggcaactcctaaccacttgagagacctctcgagctctcctgttgaaaacagaccCCCCCCAAGTACCGGGGGCAACTGTGCTGTGGGCGAAATTActgattgaaaaaaatattttttttttccgcCGTTTTAACTCCAAAACCCGCCGATGTTGTTGCTCCGAGTCTAAACGGGcaccatcttgattattgcgcaatacctgCGAGCTACCTGCCTGCTCTGGACATTTCTGTAGAGAGGAAACATGCCGCTTGAGAACACACAGTGTTTTTTGCCGTTTTGTGGCCGACCCGTTGGAAATACATAGACATGCACCAAATGGGtaccaaatgaaaggtctgctcaagccagatcactgtgggatgttccgttGTCAATCTACacgcctgtaaagcatgggtgtgctttggtgacaggaatgtttaacagtaaatattgccaaaatatggacattcgcctcatatgttttgaaaatgttgtatgataactgttgtattttagtttattttcatcagatttacagttacaattgcattctaggtgtattagaagatattcagttgcattaaaagcttccttatgatggttttgatggtttattgcattaaaatatagctttttttttaccaggcgagggtgaaaatatcagattttttctttattgcatctccatgtagtctgtaatagtaaaataaatatattaatatacaatggatttatattccttagcttctgacttttcaaaggagaccagaattatgcatctaggccaaatagttgaggagttattcctgattcatttgttttttctggaAAAGGGTGCCTGTTTTCAACatagtaagagtgattcttagctttgagatatttgataacttgcttttattcttaaattttaaagtaggagtaaatttcatgaattctcagcacttaagactaaaatggcactttgagaagcttgataaatagtGGCCCTGGTCAGCACAACAGAAGACCACAATGAACTGTTTTCTCACTCAAACTCAACGACCACCCAAACTCTGTGTATTCACACTCcatttttcacatatttacaaaCTATTGTATATACGCTTTGGGTTCAGAATCTAACATAACACTTAATTACTGtactgtggacagtaacatttTGCCAAATGTTAAATACATTTGGGATTAACAATGACACAATTAACAATGTGGGATTAAGGCCTAACCCAAAAATCATTACAGGTACATTCATAGTTAATGGTGGAACAATCAAAACTTTTAACATCAGCCAAATAAATCAGTGGATCCAATATGTTTCACTTGAGTGGAGAAACGTTTGTACGTTTTGAAAGTGGACACCTTCAGAATGAGTCGAATGTGAAGTTTTTGACCCCCCCTTTCGCCATTTTACTTTCTCCTGACATGTTACTGTAGGCCATAatgacttatttatttatttaaccggCTAAAACCTGTTGAGATCAGTgatctctgtcagcctggccaAGACAGTGAAATGtctaaataaaattttcatcaattctctttttcctttcctttctccatAATATAGCCAACAGGCTAAAGTTTTTTCCTCTTTGACAGGTACAGTGTGTGGCAGCTGAATGATGCCTACCGTACCTGCCACACCTATGCATTAATTAACTCTGGCTGAACTGATGCATTGAACTCAGCTTGGCAAACAAAGACACCAGACTCCCGAAGCTCAAACAAGTTTTCAGCTTTTTAAactatttgatttatttcatgAGAGGGAAAAAACACCAACATCATTCTTAATAGGACTTTTATTAAAATCTTCAACACATTTGCAATTCAAGCACtactataaaacattttacaaagcaTTGAATATTATAAATCATCTCTTTTAACATGTTTGAGCAACACCTAAGTTACAAATTATGTTAAACTTTGAACACAAAATCTACTTATTTTCAAAGAGATGGCGATCATGGCTCTTTGTTTGACATACAGCGGATGTACAGCCTCATAATAGATATAAAGTCTAAAAGTATCTTCAAGTCCAgatgcccttgatttaaccttccttggatagaTACATATAAAAgatataaaaatgtttgaaacTAAGACACAACACAAACTATTTGAAATGCAGACACATGGTGGAAGATGTGGTGTTAAAATAcataacaaattattattacagaaatataaaatacatttggaCACACAAAAAGTCGGACTTTGGGTTCCAACTGAAATAAGTTCTGTTCTATGTCCTCAGACAGTGAAACTGCGAGGAAGAAGAGATAGTTGTTACCTGGGGCCATATCGTGAATCCATCTTTAGTTTCAGTCTCAGCAGAAACTCTCCTAAGCAAATATtacatgcaaaacacacacacacacacacacacacatgtgcacgcacgcacgcacgcacgcacacgcacagaACAATCACACAACCAAATCCATGTAAAATGAGAGCTGACTCTTCCTTGTCATTGTTAGTGAAATGGCACAAAGCATTTTGACTGAAAGCTTCAGTGAAATGTGACACCAGAGGGCCAACAGCTAATTATGGAgcgacacacacaaacaagcagcaGGTGTTTTCGAATACACATAATGCCACCAAAGTTTTTGTATAAATACAACATGTACTCAGAGGGACGCTGTTTAACATttcaaaagaataaaatgatGTTTTCCTGGAAAACAGGCTCTCATGTTCCTATACTGAACATAAGAGCCTGTTTAACAAGACACGCCTGCTGGATTATAGCGGAGCAAAGGCGGCAAAATGATTTAAACAAATGAATATGTCAGTCAGCCAAAAGCAAAGCAGAAAGATCAATAGTTGTACACTCATCTTCATCTCGGAGTCTGTTTGTGGGGTTTACCATCTGACAGcaaaaaataacacacaaatactccctaaacaaacatttttgtttaatgttaCTGTCCAAATCAATCTATCGGACACTCCATGGGCGTTTAAACATAGTCTTTCCTGTCGTACCCTCCACCTGCACTGGCGCTGCGCGGTGCGGTGTAGGCCATCCGGGGTGGCTTGTACTGCTTCTCTTTTGGTGGGCAACTGCTGCACAGCATCGCCCCACCAATCAGGAGCATGGCGGCAGCTCCAAAGCCAATGTAGAGCGATGCCCCAATCTCCCTCCTCTGCGCGTCGGTCAGGAGGGGGTTGTAGAAATCCCGGATGATGACGCTGGAGGTCCAGGAGACAGGGATGAGGACCAAAAGGCCAGCAAGGATGAAAAAGATCCCGGCTATGATCATCACTTTGGCCTTGGATGGCTCGTCTTCAATGCAGTTGGTGCACTTGGCGCCGACAATGGAGATCAAGACCCCCAGCACCCCGAGAATGATGGAAACGATGGTCATTGCTCTGGAAGCTTGCAGCTCCTGAGGCAAGGCCAGCATCGAGTCGTAGACCTTACACTGCATCTGGCCCGTGCTCTGGGTGACACAGTTCATCCATAAACCTTCCCAGATGGTCTGAGCCGTGACGATGTTGGCTCCAATGAAGGCGGTCACCTTCCACATTGGCAGGGCACATGTCACTATTGCAATGATAAATCCAATGAATCCAAGGGCAATGCCCACAATCTCCATACCCATCGACATGCTAGCTCTTTGTCTGATGACAGAACAAAACTTAAATAGTGAGTCCACAGATTTTCCAACAAACAAAACCCTTCAGAAGTTAAgagtctttcctcctctgttgtTCAGGTGTCCTTGAAAAGTGTGAGTACTGTAAGGGAGTGTGAAGTAGCAATGAGAGGCTGCCACGGAAACAAGAGAACCTTTATACTTCAGGTGGTCGAGGAGGAGTCCTGTGGTAATGATGTCAGCAGGAGGCTGTCTTCACAAAGCAAAAAAATCGCACCACCTGGTCACAT harbors:
- the LOC123963341 gene encoding claudin-3-like, whose amino-acid sequence is MVSFGLELVGVILAVLGWVLSVVSCALPMWRVTAFIGANIVTAQVYWEGLWMSCVFQSTGQMQCKVYDSMLALPQDLQAARALTVVSIIVGVVALLIAMVGAKCTNCIEDDGVKARVMASSGGAFITAAVAQLVPVSWSANTIIVEFYSPIVPSGQKMEIGAALMSMGMEIVGIALGFIGFIIAIVTCALPMWKVTAFIGANIVTAQTIWEGLWMNCVTQSTGQMQCKVYDSMLALPQELQASRAMTIVSIILGVLGVLISIVGAKCTNCIEDEPSKAKVMIIAGIFFILAGLLVLIPVSWTSSVIIRDFYNPLLTDAQRREIGASLYIGFGAAAMLLIGGAMLCSSCPPKEKQYKPPRMAYTAPRSASAGGGYDRKDYV